In the Sphingobacterium sp. PCS056 genome, TGAGGTTTACGATTACTTTAAGCAGGCTGATTCGGATTCTATTGATCAAGCTTTGCGAGATTTAGGTGGAGATGACTATTCTTTTGAAGATATTCAATTGATGCGAATTAAATTTATGTCTGAATTAGGAAATTAGAAACGCATATATTAAATGATAAATACAGTACTACCTCAAATTAAAAATGGAGATTCTACGAATTTCTTTTTAATGGCGGGACCATGTGCGATAGAGGGAGAAGAAATTGCTTTACGTATCGCGGAGAAAATCCTTACCATAACAGATCGCTTAAATATTCCTTATATATTTAAGGGTTCTTATCGTAAAGCAAACCGATCACGTGTGGATTCTTTCACCGGTATCGGCGATGAGAAAGCATTGCGCATTTTGGAAAAGGTAGGTAAAACATTTGGAGTTCCTACCGTGACTGATATCCACGAAAGCCATGAAGCCGCTTTGGCAGCAGCTTATGTTGATGTTTTGCAAATTCCAGCTTTTTTATGTCGCCAAACGGAACTACTTGTTGCTGCGGCAGAAACGGGTAAGGTGGTTAATATAAAGAAGGGACAATTTTTAAATGCAGCGTCGATGAAGTTTGCTGTAGATAAAGTAATAGACTCGGGCAATACTAATGTGATGTTGACTGATCGTGGTAATACATTTGGATACCAAGATTTAATAGTCGATTTCAGAGGTATTCCTGAAATGCGCGGTTTTGGAGTTCCTACGATCATGGATTGTACGCATTCTTTACAGCAACCGAATCAAACATCGGGAGTAACTGGTGGTAAGCCAGAATTGATCGAAACAATTGCAAAAGCTGCAATTGCGGTGGGTGCTGATGGATTGTTTATTGAAACGCACCCTAATCCTGCGCAAGCTAAATCTGATGGTGCCAATATGCTGCACTTAGATTACCTGGAAGATTTAATGGAAAAATTAGTTCGTGTAAGACAGGCTATTCTGTAGCACGAATGTTTATAATTTATCAAAAGTCATCGTTTCGAACGATGACTTTTTTTTATGTCTTATTTTTCAGTCTGTTGCGGATTTGGTGGTTTTTATTAATTCTTATTGATTACAATTCTTTTGGTGCGTCATTCAATTGATTTTTTAATTTGTTATTTTAATTGTTAGATTTGGATTTCAATCTAAATTATGAAATTAAACTTACTTTTCTCTGTTGCTGGGCTTATTCTTGCTTTCAGCTCAGTTGCGCAACAGTCCAAGTGGAATGACCCACTTAAGGATAAGGTGATTCAAGGCCGTATCGCCACGGAAGAATTGTCTAATTACTACCGATTGCCTGATCAGTTAAAAGATCAGGTAAGATCGCCCGTGTGGAGTCTCGGAACGAATAGTGCCGGTTT is a window encoding:
- the kdsA gene encoding 3-deoxy-8-phosphooctulonate synthase, translating into MINTVLPQIKNGDSTNFFLMAGPCAIEGEEIALRIAEKILTITDRLNIPYIFKGSYRKANRSRVDSFTGIGDEKALRILEKVGKTFGVPTVTDIHESHEAALAAAYVDVLQIPAFLCRQTELLVAAAETGKVVNIKKGQFLNAASMKFAVDKVIDSGNTNVMLTDRGNTFGYQDLIVDFRGIPEMRGFGVPTIMDCTHSLQQPNQTSGVTGGKPELIETIAKAAIAVGADGLFIETHPNPAQAKSDGANMLHLDYLEDLMEKLVRVRQAIL